Proteins encoded by one window of Deltaproteobacteria bacterium:
- a CDS encoding transketolase family protein, translated as MIDLDHLCINTIRMLSINMVQEANSGHPGMPMGAAPMAYVLWTRFLKHNPQNPTWPDRDRFVLSAGHGSALLYSLLHLTGYPLPIEEIKRFRQWKQRMDSKLPAGWDKDIPSFPPDPRGMATRSAGSKAMNAIIPHLPWLIGGSADLNPSTNTALQGLGNFQYPRSEERPIQGSESGPLSYAGANLYFGVREHGMGSILNGMALHGGVIPFGSTFLVFSDYMRPSIRLAAIMKLHLIYVFTHDSIALGEDGPTHQPIEHLASLRAIPGLTVIRPADANEAAEAWRTAILHKEGPVALVMTRQVIPIIDRSRYTPAEELRRGAYILADASSDQPEVILLATGSEVHLALAAYEKLRAEGWRVRVVSMPSWELFEKQPEEYRNQIFPADVPVRISVEAGATHGWHKYVGSSGEAMGIDHFGASAPGKVLLEKFGFTPENIVKKAKELLNRKSV; from the coding sequence CCATCCGGATGCTATCCATCAACATGGTCCAGGAGGCGAACTCAGGGCATCCCGGAATGCCCATGGGTGCTGCTCCCATGGCCTACGTTCTTTGGACGAGATTCCTCAAACACAACCCCCAAAACCCAACCTGGCCTGACCGGGATCGCTTCGTGCTCTCGGCCGGTCATGGTTCAGCTCTTCTTTATTCCCTCCTGCATCTGACTGGTTATCCTCTACCCATCGAGGAAATAAAACGTTTCCGGCAATGGAAACAAAGGATGGATTCAAAACTCCCCGCAGGGTGGGACAAGGATATTCCTTCTTTCCCCCCTGACCCCAGAGGGATGGCCACCCGTTCAGCAGGCAGTAAGGCCATGAACGCCATCATCCCTCATCTTCCTTGGCTCATTGGGGGTTCGGCTGATCTAAATCCATCTACGAATACCGCGCTCCAAGGTCTGGGCAATTTTCAGTATCCTCGTTCGGAGGAAAGACCTATTCAGGGATCTGAATCAGGCCCCTTAAGCTACGCAGGCGCGAATCTTTACTTTGGGGTACGGGAACATGGCATGGGATCCATCCTGAACGGAATGGCCCTGCACGGAGGGGTAATCCCTTTTGGCAGTACCTTTTTGGTATTTTCAGACTATATGCGGCCTTCGATCCGCCTGGCCGCGATCATGAAACTGCATCTCATCTATGTTTTCACCCATGATTCCATTGCTCTCGGAGAAGATGGACCCACCCATCAGCCCATAGAACATCTTGCCAGCTTACGGGCTATTCCCGGCTTGACTGTCATCAGGCCGGCCGATGCCAATGAAGCTGCCGAAGCCTGGAGAACGGCGATCCTGCATAAAGAAGGGCCGGTCGCTCTGGTCATGACCCGGCAGGTAATACCCATAATCGATCGCAGCCGGTATACCCCGGCGGAGGAATTGAGGCGAGGGGCTTACATCCTGGCGGATGCTTCATCCGATCAACCCGAAGTTATTCTGCTGGCAACGGGTTCCGAGGTCCACCTCGCCCTGGCGGCTTACGAAAAACTCCGGGCGGAAGGCTGGCGAGTGCGGGTAGTGAGTATGCCTTCCTGGGAACTCTTTGAAAAGCAGCCTGAGGAATACCGCAATCAAATTTTTCCCGCGGATGTACCGGTAAGGATCTCCGTTGAAGCCGGAGCCACTCATGGCTGGCACAAATACGTGGGCTCATCCGGGGAGGCCATGGGGATCGATCATTTTGGGGCTTCGGCGCCGGGAAAAGTATTGCTTGAAAAATTTGGCTTTACGCCTGAAAATATAGTGAAGAAGGCCAAGGAACTTTTAAATAGAAAATCGGTTTAG